One genomic region from Halobacteriovoraceae bacterium encodes:
- a CDS encoding CBS domain-containing protein — protein MEYDIEEEEQIAKEQDRDGTCLSSEIFINKIKEITTPPVIAFDENTLLGEIVPVMQKKHIGSVVLTKNKVLSGILTERDLLMKVLGKHEDWKTKKALEFMTVDPQSLRKEDEIAYILNNMHVGGYRHIPIVDSSDVPISMVSIKDVMSWILDYFPDEITNMTGEPYRGESKRESA, from the coding sequence ATGGAGTATGATATTGAAGAGGAAGAGCAAATAGCTAAGGAACAAGATCGAGATGGAACTTGTTTATCTTCTGAGATTTTTATTAACAAAATCAAAGAAATAACCACACCACCTGTTATAGCCTTTGATGAGAACACCTTACTTGGAGAGATTGTACCTGTTATGCAAAAAAAACACATTGGTTCAGTTGTCTTAACTAAAAACAAAGTTCTCTCAGGCATTCTTACTGAAAGAGATCTATTAATGAAAGTTTTAGGAAAACATGAGGATTGGAAAACTAAAAAAGCTTTAGAATTTATGACAGTAGATCCTCAATCTCTTCGAAAAGAAGATGAAATCGCTTATATCTTAAATAATATGCATGTAGGTGGTTATCGACATATTCCCATTGTTGATAGTAGTGATGTTCCTATAAGTATGGTTTCAATTAAAGATGTAATGAGCTGGATCTTGGATTATTTTCCAGATGAAATAACAAACATGACCGGTGAACCCTATAGGGGAGAATCAAAACGCGAAAGCGCTTAA
- a CDS encoding DUF2252 family protein — MNILKKILIISSIIFFQQALGIELKAQSQCPMNKKKLSSNTISDDHKSVREQIIELYPHLDKEFLNKKIDLIQNPFYFFRSFVADYYVNFAKKYLLNRDDLFLLNNFVALATGDPHVENFGTIIGIKGDGAFTMNDPDDSGLIPIYLDYVRLLASLYLYTNDLNEEVFSSMFYSYVKGLKNSPRKYSQKIRKILKKSSKMGRSAALDEFKNNELIRSIIDGEVESLADNEDQSFKDAIEIIFESKIKIYDSLKYINKSGGSGGLYRYRFLVEINQKTPNDFQMDKLQIIEFKAIGPSGAEFITNTILNPLYRIDLTLRLEHFENNPFFGSISVNNQNFYFRPRWEGNKKINLTKFKNKDLIDIVSDEFYMLGKIHRQSLNGNIESYIVAIEEFGVEKISSIARFCSELTKKRFWQSKNI, encoded by the coding sequence ATGAATATTTTAAAAAAAATTTTAATTATCTCTTCCATTATTTTTTTTCAACAAGCTTTAGGCATAGAATTGAAAGCTCAAAGTCAATGTCCTATGAATAAGAAGAAATTATCTTCAAACACGATTTCAGATGATCATAAATCAGTAAGAGAACAAATTATCGAACTTTATCCACATCTAGACAAAGAATTCTTAAATAAAAAAATTGATTTGATTCAAAATCCATTTTATTTTTTTAGAAGCTTCGTGGCCGATTATTATGTTAACTTTGCTAAAAAATATCTCTTAAATCGGGATGACTTATTTTTACTCAATAATTTTGTTGCCCTAGCAACAGGAGACCCTCATGTTGAAAACTTTGGAACTATAATTGGTATCAAAGGTGATGGGGCCTTTACAATGAATGATCCAGATGATAGCGGATTAATTCCAATTTATCTCGATTATGTGAGGCTTTTAGCAAGTTTATATCTTTATACAAATGATCTCAATGAGGAAGTGTTTAGTTCCATGTTCTATTCCTATGTAAAGGGATTAAAAAATTCGCCAAGGAAATATTCACAAAAAATTAGGAAGATTTTAAAAAAGTCTTCTAAAATGGGTAGGTCTGCAGCATTAGATGAGTTTAAAAACAATGAGCTTATTCGTTCAATAATTGATGGAGAAGTTGAAAGTCTTGCAGACAACGAAGATCAAAGTTTTAAAGATGCAATTGAAATCATCTTTGAAAGTAAAATAAAAATTTATGATAGTTTAAAGTATATCAATAAATCTGGTGGATCAGGTGGTCTCTATCGCTATAGATTTTTAGTAGAAATAAATCAAAAAACACCAAATGATTTTCAAATGGATAAATTACAAATTATAGAATTTAAGGCCATAGGTCCTTCTGGTGCAGAATTTATTACAAATACTATCTTAAATCCATTATATAGAATAGATCTCACTCTTCGTTTAGAGCATTTTGAAAATAATCCTTTTTTTGGAAGTATATCTGTAAATAATCAGAATTTTTATTTCCGGCCACGTTGGGAAGGAAATAAGAAAATCAACCTAACAAAATTTAAAAATAAAGATCTTATTGATATTGTATCTGATGAGTTTTATATGCTTGGAAAGATCCACAGACAATCTCTCAACGGTAATATCGAAAGTTATATTGTAGCAATTGAAGAATTTGGAGTCGAAAAAATTAGTTCAATTGCAAGGTTCTGTTCTGAACTTACGAAAAAACGTTTTTGGCAATCCAAAAATATCTAG
- a CDS encoding transporter substrate-binding domain-containing protein codes for MVESETKGKFIELSNEIAKRSGFTFKFDISSPKRTVTNFAEKKSQCFFPALDVVLPGPVEKSETVYMKRDFIYMKAPLKVIKLNDLEGKKVGLTLGYPYSSTLTSNTKINFDFAPSDELNVKKLKSGRMDYFIVEEKSGNTAVSSFGDGQIKYDPSSPISQQDVYYACHDAAIALKISNAIKEMKADGFLSKIFSN; via the coding sequence ATGGTTGAATCAGAAACTAAAGGCAAGTTTATAGAACTTTCAAATGAAATAGCAAAAAGATCGGGGTTTACATTTAAATTTGATATTTCTTCTCCTAAAAGGACTGTTACAAACTTTGCAGAGAAAAAATCACAATGTTTTTTTCCGGCTCTTGATGTCGTTTTACCAGGGCCAGTTGAAAAATCGGAAACAGTTTATATGAAGAGAGATTTCATATACATGAAGGCACCCCTAAAAGTTATAAAACTAAATGATTTGGAAGGGAAAAAAGTAGGTTTAACTTTAGGATACCCATATTCGAGCACACTAACTTCAAACACTAAAATCAACTTTGATTTCGCTCCATCAGATGAACTGAATGTCAAAAAACTAAAAAGTGGGAGAATGGATTATTTCATTGTTGAAGAAAAATCTGGAAATACTGCCGTTTCAAGCTTTGGTGATGGCCAGATTAAATATGATCCCTCAAGTCCAATATCTCAACAAGATGTGTATTATGCCTGTCATGATGCTGCTATTGCTCTTAAAATTTCAAACGCAATCAAAGAAATGAAGGCAGATGGTTTTTTAAGCAAAATCTTTAGCAACTAG